One stretch of Aquisalimonas asiatica DNA includes these proteins:
- a CDS encoding alcohol dehydrogenase catalytic domain-containing protein codes for MNNTMKAAVWYEARDLRVEAVDIPALEDPHQVKVKVAACGICGSDLHEYAAGPIFVPVDAPHPMSGERAPIVMGHEFAGEVVAVGESVTRVKPGDRVAIEPILSPHRDGAYVMEQYNLTPLLGFHGLSGGGGGFAEYTVLGEHMVHPMPDDLSFEQGALIEPAAVALHAVRQSGLRAGDTAAVFGAGPIGLMVIEALKAAGAAAIYAVEVSPSRRAKAQELGPVALDPESELVPVRGIS; via the coding sequence ATGAACAACACCATGAAAGCCGCAGTATGGTACGAGGCCAGGGACCTCCGGGTGGAAGCCGTCGACATTCCGGCCCTCGAGGACCCGCACCAGGTCAAGGTCAAGGTGGCTGCCTGCGGGATCTGTGGCAGCGATTTGCACGAGTATGCCGCCGGGCCGATATTCGTGCCCGTGGACGCGCCGCACCCGATGAGTGGTGAGCGGGCGCCGATCGTCATGGGGCACGAGTTTGCCGGCGAGGTCGTTGCGGTGGGAGAGTCGGTCACCCGCGTTAAACCGGGCGACCGGGTTGCCATAGAGCCCATTCTTTCGCCGCACCGGGACGGTGCCTACGTGATGGAACAGTACAACCTCACACCGCTGCTGGGCTTCCACGGGTTGTCCGGTGGCGGCGGCGGGTTCGCTGAATACACGGTGCTCGGTGAACATATGGTCCATCCCATGCCGGACGATCTCTCCTTCGAGCAAGGTGCCTTGATCGAACCTGCGGCCGTGGCGTTGCACGCTGTGCGGCAGAGTGGTCTCCGGGCGGGGGATACCGCGGCGGTTTTCGGGGCGGGGCCGATCGGCCTGATGGTCATAGAAGCCCTGAAGGCGGCCGGGGCAGCTGCCATTTATGCCGTCGAGGTCTCTCCATCCCGTCGCGCGAAGGCGCAGGAGCTGGGCCCGGTGGCGCTCGATCCGGAGAGTGAGCTTGTCCCTGTCCGGGGTATCTCCTGA
- a CDS encoding ABC transporter ATP-binding protein has product MTNPASAAPAQSPVAGPGAQRASSLEVIGVSKHFGDFTALDGVSMRVPAGSFHALLGENGAGKSTLVKCIVGYQQPDAGNILVDDRERQLRNPREASALGVGMVYQHFTLVPHMTVAENLVMSRMNTPQFINWRRATEELHAFMETMPFRIPLDSPAASLAAGEKQKVEILRQLYLERRFLILDEPTSVLTPEEADEVLGLLREMTRRGDVTVLMITHKLREVKAFTESVSVLRGGAYVGGGATAELETEDLAELMVGERQPPARVQRDDRAPGATVLEIDAMRCRDDEGVPAVRDVSLSVRSGEIVGIVGVSGNGQKELVEVLAGQREPEGGRMTVNGASYSARRTQMVQHGIAILPEEPLRNSCVGSMSVADNMAFRTFDRPPQSFLGWLRSRPRRSFARELIQRFSVSTPGPDTPIARLSGGNVQRAVLARELTGDVRLLIAANPVFGLDFKAVEEVHDRLRDARAGGTAVLLISEDLDEVLQLADRILVMFEGSIGHETDSEHADMTRIGQAMAGQR; this is encoded by the coding sequence ATGACCAACCCAGCATCCGCAGCCCCGGCACAGTCGCCTGTCGCCGGCCCGGGAGCGCAGCGCGCCAGCAGCCTCGAGGTGATAGGGGTCAGCAAGCACTTCGGAGACTTCACCGCCCTGGACGGGGTCTCCATGCGCGTGCCCGCAGGGAGCTTCCACGCCCTCCTGGGCGAAAACGGCGCCGGCAAGTCGACGCTGGTCAAGTGCATCGTCGGCTACCAGCAACCCGATGCCGGGAACATCCTGGTGGACGATCGCGAGCGCCAACTGCGCAACCCCCGCGAGGCCTCGGCCCTGGGAGTCGGCATGGTCTACCAGCACTTCACACTGGTGCCGCACATGACCGTTGCGGAGAACCTGGTCATGTCCCGGATGAATACGCCCCAGTTCATCAATTGGCGCCGGGCCACCGAGGAACTCCACGCCTTCATGGAAACCATGCCCTTTCGCATTCCGTTGGACTCGCCGGCGGCGAGTCTTGCCGCCGGCGAAAAGCAGAAGGTGGAGATCCTGCGCCAGCTCTACCTGGAGCGCCGCTTCCTGATCCTTGACGAACCAACCTCGGTGCTCACGCCGGAGGAAGCCGACGAGGTCCTGGGTCTGCTACGTGAGATGACCAGACGGGGCGACGTCACGGTGCTGATGATCACCCACAAGCTTCGCGAGGTGAAGGCATTCACGGAGTCCGTCAGCGTACTGCGCGGCGGTGCCTACGTGGGTGGCGGCGCGACCGCCGAACTGGAAACGGAGGACCTGGCGGAGCTCATGGTGGGCGAGCGCCAGCCACCGGCCCGCGTGCAACGGGACGACCGCGCGCCCGGAGCAACAGTGCTTGAGATTGACGCCATGCGCTGCCGTGACGACGAGGGAGTCCCCGCGGTTCGGGATGTCTCCCTGAGCGTTCGCAGTGGCGAGATCGTCGGTATCGTGGGCGTGTCCGGCAACGGGCAGAAGGAGCTGGTGGAGGTCCTGGCCGGGCAGCGGGAGCCGGAGGGCGGGCGCATGACCGTCAACGGCGCTTCCTACAGTGCCCGGCGCACACAGATGGTGCAGCATGGCATCGCAATCCTGCCCGAGGAGCCACTGCGCAACTCCTGCGTGGGTAGCATGAGTGTCGCGGACAACATGGCATTCCGGACATTTGACCGACCACCCCAGAGCTTTCTCGGCTGGCTCCGTAGCAGGCCAAGGCGCAGCTTCGCCCGCGAGCTGATCCAGCGCTTCAGCGTGAGCACACCCGGCCCGGACACTCCCATTGCCCGGTTATCCGGCGGTAACGTCCAGCGGGCGGTCCTGGCGCGGGAGTTGACCGGGGACGTGCGGCTGCTGATCGCGGCGAACCCGGTCTTCGGTCTGGATTTCAAGGCTGTCGAGGAGGTGCACGACCGCTTGCGGGACGCCCGGGCCGGCGGCACCGCGGTGCTCCTCATCAGCGAAGATCTTGATGAGGTGCTCCAGCTCGCTGATCGGATCCTGGTGATGTTCGAAGGCAGCATCGGCCACGAGACCGACAGCGAACATGCCGACATGACCAGGATCGGCCAGGCCATGGCGGGGCAGCGGTGA
- a CDS encoding cupin domain-containing protein has product MSVSTQLSLPDGLQGPPADIEWTPLREGVVAAWLYRDPDGGPAAAYLRYEPGARVPAHRHPGAEHIIVLAGEQEDEYGRYPSGSVIVNPPGSCHSVLSRTGCLVLIIWAQQVEFLESD; this is encoded by the coding sequence ATGTCGGTTAGTACGCAGCTATCCCTGCCCGATGGGCTGCAGGGCCCGCCCGCAGATATTGAATGGACGCCCCTGCGCGAAGGCGTCGTGGCAGCCTGGCTATACCGGGATCCAGACGGAGGACCGGCCGCCGCCTACCTGCGCTACGAACCCGGGGCGCGGGTACCCGCCCACCGTCACCCCGGCGCGGAACACATCATCGTTCTGGCCGGCGAGCAGGAAGACGAGTACGGCCGATACCCCTCGGGAAGCGTCATCGTCAACCCGCCCGGGAGCTGTCACAGCGTGCTCAGCCGTACAGGCTGCCTGGTCCTGATCATCTGGGCGCAGCAGGTGGAATTCCTGGAGTCGGACTGA
- a CDS encoding SDR family NAD(P)-dependent oxidoreductase, with amino-acid sequence MQLNGKTALVTGGGRGIGQGIALALAEAGADVAVADLDTDIARETSARIEALGCHSTPFQVDVTDSGSVNKLIGDVVSTFGQLDIAVNNAGIISIKSVDALSAEDWDQVMAVNARGVFLCTQAELGVMRPRQFGRIINVASIAGKIGFPDLSHYSASKFAVIGFTNAVAKEVAAEGITVNALCPGIVGTGMWRGEDGLSGRWRQPGESEAESWERHQKTLLPQGVAQTPEDMGQLAVYLANAEHVTGQAIAVDGGFSL; translated from the coding sequence ATGCAACTGAACGGAAAGACGGCGCTGGTGACCGGAGGGGGGCGCGGTATCGGTCAAGGAATCGCCCTGGCTCTGGCGGAAGCGGGCGCGGATGTGGCCGTTGCTGACCTGGATACCGACATTGCGAGGGAAACCTCTGCTCGGATCGAGGCACTTGGCTGCCATAGCACCCCCTTTCAGGTCGATGTCACGGACTCGGGCTCCGTCAATAAACTGATCGGTGACGTGGTCAGCACCTTTGGTCAGCTCGATATCGCCGTCAACAATGCAGGAATCATCAGCATCAAGTCGGTCGACGCGCTCTCGGCCGAGGACTGGGATCAGGTCATGGCTGTCAATGCCAGGGGCGTCTTCCTGTGCACCCAGGCTGAACTGGGCGTCATGCGCCCCCGGCAGTTCGGCAGGATCATCAACGTTGCATCGATCGCTGGAAAGATCGGTTTTCCCGACCTCTCTCACTATTCCGCGTCCAAGTTTGCCGTCATCGGTTTTACCAATGCTGTCGCCAAGGAAGTCGCTGCCGAAGGCATTACGGTGAATGCGCTTTGCCCCGGAATCGTCGGAACGGGAATGTGGCGAGGAGAGGATGGTCTCTCCGGCCGCTGGCGACAGCCAGGAGAGAGCGAAGCAGAGTCCTGGGAACGACATCAGAAGACGCTCCTGCCGCAGGGCGTGGCGCAGACCCCGGAGGATATGGGGCAGTTGGCCGTCTACCTGGCCAACGCCGAGCATGTGACGGGACAGGCCATCGCCGTCGACGGCGGATTCTCATTGTGA
- a CDS encoding formamidase, with protein sequence MSGLGGLNKSDRGVVIGLAQLQLPSVETPEELEEQTRRVCNMVGKARRQMPTMDLIVFPEYCLHGLSMNTDPAIMCRGDGPEVQSFQAACREHQIWGCFSIMEYNPDGMPYNTGIIIDDQGTIQLFYRKLHPWVPVEPWEPGNLGIPVCPGPNGSTLSLIICHDGMFPEMARECAYKGANIMLRTAGYTAPIRHSWTITNQANAFCNLMVTANVCLAGSDGTFNSMGEGMVVGHDGVPLVEGNGLADEIITAEVRPDLVDEAREIWGVENNIYQFGHRGYVAVKGGARDCPYTYMHDLVAGRYTLPWEDRVRETDGTSCGFPPPERHYGGTAE encoded by the coding sequence ATGAGTGGACTCGGTGGTTTGAACAAATCGGATCGTGGCGTGGTGATCGGCCTCGCCCAACTGCAACTGCCCAGTGTGGAGACACCAGAGGAGCTGGAGGAGCAGACCCGGCGGGTGTGCAACATGGTGGGCAAGGCACGCCGCCAGATGCCCACCATGGATCTGATCGTCTTCCCGGAATACTGCCTTCACGGCCTGTCCATGAACACGGATCCGGCCATCATGTGTCGCGGCGACGGCCCGGAGGTCCAGTCGTTCCAGGCCGCCTGCAGGGAACATCAGATCTGGGGCTGTTTCTCCATCATGGAGTACAACCCGGACGGGATGCCCTACAACACCGGAATCATCATTGATGACCAGGGCACCATCCAGCTCTTTTACCGCAAGCTCCACCCCTGGGTCCCGGTGGAGCCATGGGAGCCGGGCAATCTTGGCATTCCCGTCTGCCCGGGCCCTAACGGCTCCACGCTGAGCCTGATCATCTGCCATGACGGCATGTTCCCGGAGATGGCCCGCGAGTGCGCCTACAAGGGGGCCAATATCATGCTGCGCACCGCCGGCTACACCGCCCCGATTCGCCACTCGTGGACGATCACGAATCAGGCCAATGCGTTCTGCAATCTCATGGTTACGGCCAACGTCTGTCTGGCAGGCAGCGATGGCACCTTCAACTCCATGGGTGAAGGCATGGTCGTCGGCCACGATGGCGTTCCGCTGGTCGAAGGTAACGGCCTTGCCGATGAGATCATCACCGCCGAAGTCCGTCCGGACCTGGTGGACGAAGCCCGGGAGATCTGGGGGGTGGAGAACAACATCTATCAGTTTGGCCATCGCGGCTACGTTGCCGTGAAAGGTGGAGCCCGGGACTGCCCCTACACCTACATGCACGACCTGGTGGCAGGTCGATACACCCTTCCCTGGGAAGACCGCGTGCGCGAAACCGACGGCACATCCTGCGGCTTTCCGCCCCCGGAACGCCATTACGGCGGAACGGCGGAGTGA
- a CDS encoding cysteine hydrolase family protein, translating to MHELTVEARPFPFRLPLHSTAVVIIDMQRDFVEPGGFGESLGNDVEPLQAVIAPVTRLLATARRTGLPIVHTREAHKPDLSDCPAAKRDRGAPRLRIGDRGPMGRILIEGEPGNDFVAELKPREDEHVISKPGKGAFYGTGLDAWLRQHGITHLLVAGVTTEVCVQTTLREANDRGYCCLLLEDCTGSYIPEFKRITVEMVVAQGGIVGWATPLDRLESAFEGVTDVG from the coding sequence ATGCACGAACTCACCGTTGAGGCCCGTCCCTTCCCGTTCCGGCTCCCTCTCCACAGCACCGCGGTTGTGATCATCGACATGCAGCGCGATTTTGTCGAACCCGGAGGCTTCGGTGAAAGCCTGGGTAACGACGTCGAGCCCCTGCAGGCCGTGATCGCCCCCGTGACTCGCCTGCTGGCGACAGCCCGCCGGACCGGCCTGCCCATCGTGCACACCCGTGAGGCCCATAAGCCGGACCTGAGTGACTGCCCTGCTGCAAAACGCGATCGCGGCGCCCCCCGCCTGCGCATCGGTGACCGGGGGCCCATGGGGCGCATACTCATCGAGGGCGAACCGGGGAACGACTTCGTGGCGGAGCTCAAGCCCAGAGAGGACGAACACGTCATCAGCAAACCCGGCAAGGGCGCCTTCTACGGCACGGGGCTCGACGCGTGGTTGCGGCAACACGGGATCACGCACCTGCTGGTCGCCGGTGTCACCACGGAAGTCTGCGTTCAGACCACGCTCCGCGAGGCCAACGACCGCGGCTACTGCTGTTTGTTACTGGAAGACTGCACCGGCAGTTACATCCCGGAGTTCAAACGCATCACCGTGGAAATGGTCGTGGCGCAAGGCGGCATCGTCGGCTGGGCAACACCACTGGATCGCCTTGAGTCGGCGTTCGAAGGAGTCACTGATGTCGGTTAG